The Lycium barbarum isolate Lr01 chromosome 10, ASM1917538v2, whole genome shotgun sequence genome includes a region encoding these proteins:
- the LOC132614995 gene encoding protein SENSITIVITY TO RED LIGHT REDUCED 1-like: protein MMRGENMDSNADFHIQDEAERLLKEIELVMKNVENSELYAGMRLDLKRNETIQKYFFRLLGSHSHVQVVIYGLGSLEYSFHSQFQLAVVLLLKRDFPNWIGNIEIYDPGMSPADIIVFKELGLEVLTIDENCKRRAQIPTIFYMPNLYYYLIGNLLGANWSSSCLNQIFLLTNSFRDTLTNLPQCCRIVETRLRLERILDFTTEIGIKTSDNQMYHNLFSGFAWHFFDVDPNIDIDKPGCYWLDIQRYLEEEFEEDMQSDMNSKQFAEILGNHRGPRRLRCNTVPPPPGWIKLNIYGIGKKGDRPGRYGGISKMKLECI, encoded by the exons ATGATGCGTGGTGAGAATATGGATTCAAATGCTGATTTTCACATACAAGATGAGGCTGAAAGGCTGCTTAAAGAGATTGAACTGGTGATGAAGAATGTTGAGAACTCTGAGTTGTATGCTGGAATGCGCTTGGATCTCAAACGGAATGAAACaattcaaaaatatttctttcGCCTATTAGGCTCGCATTCACATGTTCAGGTGGTAATCTACGGTTTGGGAAGCCTCGAATACAGTTTTCATTCACAGTTTCAGCTTGCTGTAGTTCTCCTACTAAAACGAGATTTTCCCAACTGGATTGGCAATATAGAAATATACGATCCCGGCATGTCTCCCGCTGATATTATAGTTTTCAAGGAACTAGGTCTTGAGGTTCTCACCATTGATGAAAATTGTAAGAGGAGAGCTCAGATACCAACAATTTTCTACATGCCAAATCTTTATTATTATCTTATTGGCAACCTATTGGGAGCAAACTGGTCTTCATCTTGTCTTAACCAAATTTTTCTGCTGACAAACTCATTTCGCGATACGTTGACCAATTTGCCACAATGTTGTCGAATTGTAGAAACAAGGCTACGCTTAGAGAGAATTCTTGACTTCACAACAGAGATTGGCATAAAAACTAGTGACAATCAGATGTATCATAATTTGTTCTCAGGATTTGCCTGGCATTTCTTTGATGTGGATCCCAACATTGACATTGACAAACCGGGATGTTACTGGTTGGATATCCAAAG GTATCTTGAAGAAGAATTTGAGGAAGATATGCAAAGCGATATGAATAGTAAGCAATTTGCAGAAATTTTGGGTAATCATCGTGGGCCTCGTCGTTTAAGATGCAACACGGTTCCTCCTCCTCCGGGTTGGATTAAGTTAAACATCTATGGTATTGGTAAAAAGGGTGATCGGCCAGGACGATATGGTGGCATCTCCAAGATGAAACTGGAATGTATTTAG
- the LOC132612795 gene encoding B3 domain-containing protein At1g05920-like yields the protein MAFTLLSVDDFLGMEFKSNMSRMDYLLAVSEVAWLKSMSGEEDNLIAEQDEQFRNKKEERITQNIQSILSTFPAVLNRQEKPILDFVIPKAKRSMPKVRPRKVTKQFLCNTGELMIKKAVENNSEEQEHRVKADDERKNSVFKFNWGPGLRDLEFFHRKKFQKHEKKENSLKGPDDRENKVSKLTWRFTANFAFGNPKRRKRSQDVANDVPLGFNNQEQYLLKEKLVGKSGKHEEDVKEEATRQKKKAKRNIIGVAEAPLIINKKQRELPIEFKNVITEIGGSLESLKLVIVKRLFQSDVKRAEGRLSIPLNKITEFLEPGDHFLSPDEDARLDTRNGGKMFTMRVTLIEPSRRISKINLRKWHMNKDNGKRNSSYVLVTDWNEVTKRNALKIGTPVQLWSFRMGPDLCFALVKPQD from the coding sequence ATGGCTTTCACGTTACTGAGTGTAGATGATTTTTTGGGCATGGAGTTTAAGTCCAACATGAGTCGAATGGACTATTTGTTGGCTGTGTCTGAAGTTGCATGGTTAAAATCCATGTCCGGAGAAGAAGACAACTTAATCGCGGAACAAGATGAACAATTTCGTAACAAGAAAGAAGAGAGAATCACTCAGAATATTCAGTCCATATTGTCAACATTCCCAGCAGTTCTTAATCGTCAAGAAAAACCAATTCTTGATTTCGTCATCCCAAAGGCGAAACGATCAATGCCAAAAGTACGGCCAAGAAAAGTTACTAAACAATTCTTATGCAATACTGGCGAATTGATGATCAAGAAAGCTGTGGAAAATAATTCTGAAGAACAAGAACACAGAGTTAAGGCTGATGATGAAAGGAAAAACAGTGTGTTCAAATTCAATTGGGGTCCTGGTTTACGGGATCTAGAATTCTTCCATCGCAAAAAGtttcaaaagcatgaaaagaaagaaaacagcCTAAAGGGCCCTGATGATAGGGAAAACAAAGTGTCTAAACTCACTTGGAGGTTTACTGCTAATTTTGCATTTGGAAATCCAAAAAGACGAAAAAGATCACAAGACGTAGCCAACGACGTCCCACTTGGTTTCAACAATCAAGAACAGTacttgttgaaagaaaaattggtTGGAAAATCAGGAAAGCATGAAGAGGATGTCAAAGAAGAGGCTACAAGACAAAAGAAGAAGGCGAAGAGGAACATTATTGGTGTAGCTGAAGCCCCTCTTATTATCAACAAAAAACAAAGAGAATTGCCTATTGAATTCAAGAACGTGATTACTGAGATTGGGGGTTCACTTGAATCACTTAAATTGGTCATTGTGAAAAGACTATTCCAGAGTGATGTTAAACGAGCAGAGGGAAGGCTTTCAATCCCTCTAAACAAGATAACTGAGTTTCTTGAGCCAGGAGATCATTTTCTTAGTCCAGATGAAGATGCACGTTTGGATACTCGCAATGGGGGCAAAATGTTTACGATGAGAGTAACGTTGATTGAGCCTTCTCGTCGAATAAGTAAAATCAATCTGAGAAAATGGCATATGAACAAAGATAATGGGAAAAGAAATTCAAGTTATGTGTTGGTTACAGACTGGAATGAGGTGACAAAAAGGAACGCTTTGAAAATTGGTACTCCGGTGCAATTGTGGTCATTTAGAATGGGTCCTGACTTGTGTTTTGCACTGGTTAAACCTCAAGATTGA
- the LOC132614722 gene encoding AP-1 complex subunit sigma-1, which yields MIHFVLLISRQGKVRLTKWYSPYTQKERTKVIRELSGMILTRGPKLCNFVEWRGYKVVYKRYASLYFCMCIDQEDNELEVLEIIHHYVEILDRYFGSVCELDLIFNFHKAYYILDELLIAGELQESSKKTVARLIAAQDSLVEAAKEEASSISNIIAQATK from the exons ATG ATTCATTTTGTGCTGCTCATTAGCCGACAGGGAAAAGTGAGGCTAACCAAGTGGTATTCACCATATACACAAAAAGAGAGAACCAAG GTAATCCGTGAACTCAGTGGTATGATTCTCACTCGTGGACCAAAGCTTTGCAATTTTGTTGAATGGAGGGGATACAAAGTTGTTTATAAAAG ATATGCAAGCCTGTATTTCTGTATGTGCATAGACCAAGAGGACAATGAGTTGGAGGTCCTGGAAATCATACACCATTATGTTGAGATTCTAGACAGATACTTTGGAAGT GTCTGCGAGCTGGACTTAATCTTCAATTTTCACAAG GCATACTATATATTGGATGAACTTCTGATTGCTGGTGAACTCCAAGAATCAAGCAAGAAAACTGTTGCACGTCTAATTGCTGCACAG GACTCTTTGGTCGAGGCTGCCAAAGAAGAGGCAAGTTCTATTAGTAACATCATTGCACAGGCCACTAAATGA